One stretch of Prunus persica cultivar Lovell chromosome G1, Prunus_persica_NCBIv2, whole genome shotgun sequence DNA includes these proteins:
- the LOC18791086 gene encoding 5'-adenylylsulfate reductase-like 4, with translation MGIRVWQTGIVILLLWVRLISAAEPTSCPTESVSDAIFGFRYSSCPANGGARSVDSIGVIVGDEVSLQRALNMVHKNTHEYVAVLFYASWCPFSRMFKPTFSILASSYPSIPHFAFEESAIRPSILSKYGVHGFPTIFILNSTMRVRYQGSRTPGSLIAFYSDITGIKTVSLDQLSLEKIGYPLNHEKHESTEQESCPFSWARSPENMLRQETYLALASAFVLLRLLYFFFPTLLSFAQSAWRRNIRNMRLGSLLEHPLAFLKRAVQLFNSLKEPCKRSNLQEGAMNARVWASKSLATVSIGDASTSRGYSSD, from the exons ATGGGGATTAGGGTTTGGCAAACTGGGATCGTGATATTGTTATTATGGGTCCGGCTAATTTCTGCCGCAGAACCCACCTCTTGCCCGACGGAGTCCGTTAGCGATGCGATCTTTGGCTTCCGGTATTCCAGTTGTCCCGCTAACGGCGGTGCCAGATCCGTTGATTCCATCGGTGTTATCGTG GGAGATGAGGTTTCATTACAAAGGGCATTAAATATGGTTCACAAGAATACTCATGAATATGTGGCAGTGCTATTCTATGCATCATGGTGCCCTTTCTCGAGGATGTTTAAACCAACGTTTTCCATCCTAGCTTCTTCGTATCCATCCATCCCGCATTTTGCATTTGAAGAATCTGCTATCAGGCCAAG TATACTCTCTAAGTATGGAGTTCATGGATTTCCtactattttcattttgaattcTACTATGCGTGTGCGGTATCAAGGCTCCCGGACTCCTGGTTCTCTTATTGCTTTCTACAGTGATATTACTG GCATCAAGACTGTATCGCTGGACCAATTGTCCCTGGAAAAGATCGGATACCCACTAAATCATGAGAAGCATGAAAGCACTGAGCAAGAAAGCTGCCCTTTTTCATGGGCTAGATCTCCAGAGAACATGCTTCGGCAAGAAACATATTTAGCTCTGGCCTCTGCTTTTGTGCTTCTGAGATTGCTTTACTTCTTTTTCCCTACTCTACTTTCATTTGCTCAAAGCGCATGGAGACGGAATATCCGAAACATGAGATTGGGGAGCTTGTTGGAGCACCCGTTGGCCTTTCTGAAGCGAGCAGTACAGTTATTTAATTCTCTAAAAGAGCCTTGCAAGAGGAGTAATTTGCAGGAAGGAGCAATGAATGCCAGGGTTTGGGCATCCAAGTCACTTGCCACAGTTTCCATTGGGGATGCAAGCACCAGCAGGGGTTACAGCAGTGACTGA
- the LOC18789433 gene encoding uncharacterized protein LOC18789433 isoform X2, translating into MASATVVDHHNPDPNPNHLHLDSLPLIDLRLLSQSDLYSLSLTSSSSLSNPTRRFDDDVLIPKIDRSVFNESAGSRKQTYSRLRLAPRNSQFPIPNPKSQPTPFSHSQSRDPETRQIISLLKQLFPSSEIAENDDVLVSVPVHLAQDDSIPGPSVQNALVGLSADVGMKRKRGRPRKDANAVMAYPMVKADVSIERHGGGDTTPGIVVQSSDGKRKRGRPRKDENRVVSVSERERKSNVKESSVTEERVKVEEAEMVMVNENGVVLDLAALGNADDSFGEALRRRTDGLETEAQLLGFLGGLEGGWSSARKKRKIVQASELLDALPRQWKVMLSLKRNGGHVCLFCRRYISPNGQQFVSCKEVSSYLLSYFGVRNASKPGHTDGNIPLSNELVSGDDTNITFEDESKADELATCSLMPISSVSTGHEKQATFLHTENSREIQAGEIMGMPKKFDPVKTGVLQTSLKIHESVQIDREATLDAVANYDLSSDFPCAKVNKDIENCLGTYKRESISLSCEEQAMKANKSGKDLGFFEQGSAFNLTNDKLTKADEATDGGLSCGETNVFDCFPDGINDGFKASVNSVDVTKVDTDTALNGMGKERRTENIDNNQLSSTVENTKIDDADDFGNGRSTSGISESHFGPEDVCTNVKKQSTSEACSLVPSILVESRRERGLCSASSDEKTCDVGNNFYSESFRTSYEPKCDDIDISGNDDKTISFGSGHAMPDVDAMEISEHVITTGKCSNVPAQDGKSCITLSNAKNPTCSLDELCQEKSFQRNVSTPFVKQDIGSAKTGMVCPSGSASSYALVNNVNNTSSSSMEELKKEEVKRSWNNEVLLAFDSSHGGPGANSVKSTGHERSSGRPSLVRSENSQTFSTGNNSSVLEDKLITGSVNGLICPNGSEQTPGFENSLNRVYSSITWEQPNTENAESSRNNDPMTGFLNHSQPSGDVMAELMWRIDEQNVQQSGLADTSSELVQSSGCHPNFDMLSGKGADGALSVNEKFDNISGLEGLKPGRIEKLEYNFQTAQASSHSKESKVLSYDGEMEQGFSSSAWLEKESLPSMPNIANRPETNICVWCGNEFYHEVYEAGAQTGSVGLMCAACQAKFSSQFNYL; encoded by the exons ATGGCCTCCGCCACCGTCGTCGACCACCACAACCCTGACCCTAACCCCAATCACCTCCACCTCGACTCCCTCCCGCTCATCGACCTCCGCCTCCTCTCCCAATCCGATCTCTACTCCCTCTCCCTcacttcctcctcctccctaTCCAATCCCACCCGCCGGTTCGACGACGACGTTTTGATTCCCAAGATTGATCGTTCCGTCTTCAACGAATCCGCCGGCAGTCGCAAGCAGACCTACTCGCGCCTCCGCCTCGCTCCACGCAACTCCCAATTCCCAATCCCCAACCCCAAATCTCAACCCACCCCCTTTTCCCATTCCCAATCCCGAGACCCAGAAACCCGCCAGATTATCTCTCTCTTGAAACAACTCTTCCCCTCCTCCGAGATAGCCGAAAACGACGACGTACTCGTCTCTGTCCCCGTCCACCTCGCACAAGACGACTCCATTCCCGGACCCTCCGTGCAAAACGCCCTCGTCGGCCTCAGCGCCGATGTCGGTATGAAGCGGAAGCGAGGCCGTCCACGTAAAGATGCCAATGCCGTTATGGCTTATCCGATGGTGAAAGCTGACGTTTCGATTGAAAGGCATGGCGGTGGCGATACGACACCCGGCATTGTCGTTCAGAGCAGTGACGGCAAGCGGAAGCGAGGCCGGCCGCGTAAAGACGAGAACCGAGTGGTTTCGGTGTCTGAGCGTGAGAGAAAATCGAACGTCAAGGAATCGAGTGTCACGGAAGAGAGAGTGAAGGTGGAGGAGGCGGAGATGGTGATGGTGAACGAAAACGGCGTCGTATTGGATTTGGCTGCGTTGGGGAATGCGGACGATTCATTTGGCGAGGCGTTGAGGAGGAGGACTGATGGGTTGGAGACGGAAGCGCAGTTGCTAGGGTTTCTGGGAGGGTTGGAGGGAGGATGGTCGAGtgcgaggaagaagaggaagattgTGCAGGCGAGTGAGCTCCTTGATGCGTTGCCGAGGCAGTGGAAGGTTATGCTCTCTCTCAAGAGAAATGGAGGCCATGTTTGTCTCTTCTGTAGACGATACATAAG CCCTAATGGGCAGCAGTTTGTGTCGTGCAAGGAAGTTTCTTCGTATTTGCTCTCTTATTTTGGAGTCAGAAACGCGTCAAAACCTGGTCATACGGATGGCAACATTCCACTTTCTAATGAATTGGTTTCTGGAGAT GATACTAATATTACCTTTGAAGATGAGAGCAAAGCTGATGAGCTTGCTACCTGCTCACTAATGCCTATTTCTTCTGTATCAACTGGTCATGAGAAGCAGGCAACCTTCTTGCATACAGAAAATTCACGGGAAATTCAAGCAGGAGAGATAATGGGCATGCCTAAGAAATTTGACCCTGTAAAAACTGGTGTTCTGCAGACGTCCTTGAAGATTCATGAATCAGTTCAGATAGACAGGGAAGCAACTTTGGATGCAGTAGCCAATTATGATTTGAGTTCTGATTTTCCTTGCGCCAAAGTAAACAAAGATATCGAAAATTGTCTTGGAACATACAAGCGTGAATCTATTTCATTGTCTTGTGAGGAACAAGCCATGAAGGCTAACAAAAGTGGAAAAGATCTGGGGTTCTTTGAGCAGGGTAGTGCATTTAATTTGACAAATGATAAGTTGACGAAGGCGGATGAGGCTACTGATGGTGGTCTTAGCTGTGGTGAAACAAATGTTTTTGACTGCTTTCCTGATGGAATAAATGATGGTTTCAAGGCTTCTGTGAATTCAGTTGATGTTACCAAAGTGGACACTGATACTGCTTTAAATGGTATGGGAAAAGAACGTAGGACTGAGAATATTGACAATAACCAATTAAGTAGCAcagtagaaaatacaaaaattgaTGATGCGGATGATTTTGGGAATGGCAGGTCTACATCTGGTATTAGTGAGAGTCACTTTGGACCTGAGGATGTTTGTACTAATGTCAAGAAGCAAAGTACTTCTGAAGCCTGCTCGCTTGTTCCTTCAATTTTGGTAGAGTCTCGGCGGGAAAGAGGTTTATGTAGTGCGTCTAGTGATGAGAAAACATGTGATGTTGGAAATAATTTCTATAGCGAATCATTCCGCACATCTTATGAGCCTAAGtgtgatgatattgatatatCTGGGAATGATGACAAGACTATCAGTTTTGGCAGCGGCCATGCTATGCCAGATGTGGATGCGATGGAGATCAGTGAGCATGTTATAACTACTGGAAAATGTTCAAATGTTCCAGCTCAGGATGGAAAAAGTTGTATCACTTTAAGTAATGCAAAGAATCCTACTTGCTCACTGGACGAACTTTGTCAGGAAAAGAGTTTTCAAAGAAATGTGTCAACTCCATTTGTTAAACAGGACATAGGTTCTGCTAAAACTGGTATGGTTTGTCCATCTGGCAGTGCAAGCAGCTATGCTCTAGTAAACAATGTGAATAACACATCCTCAAGctcaatggaagaattgaaaAAGGAGGAGGTTAAAAGATCTTGGAACAATGAGGTATTGCTTGCTTTTGACAGCAGTCATGGTGGACCAGGTGCCAATTCTGTGAAAAGCACTGGGCATGAAAGAAGTTCAGGACGACCTTCCCTTGTTCGTTCAGAGAATAGCCAAACATTTTCCACTGGAAATAATAGCTCAGTGTTGGAGGATAAGCTGATTACAGGTTCTGTTAATGGTTTAATATGCCCAAATGGTAGTGAGCAAACCCCTGGTTTTGAAAATAGTCTAAACAGGGTTTATAGCAGCATAACGTGGGAGCAGCCTAATACAGAGAATGCAGAGAGCTCTAGAAACAATGATCCCATGACTGGTTTTCTAAATCATTCCCAACCTAGTGGGGATGTCATGGCTGAGCTGATGTGGAGAATTGATGAGCAAAATGTCCAGCAGAGTGGACTCGCTGATACATCATCTGAACTTGTGCAATCATCTGGCTGCCATCCGAACTTTGATATGTTATCAGGGAAG GGTGCAGATGGAGCTTTAAGTGTAAATGAAAAGTTTGACAACATATCAGGTTTGGAAGGACTGAAACCAGGTAGAATAGAGAAATTGGAGTATAATTTCCAGACAGCGCAAGCAAGCTCCCATTCCAAGGAATCAAAAGTGTTGTCATATGATGGAGAGATGGAACAAGGTTTCAGTTCATCTGCTTGGCTTGAAAAGGAATCCCTGCCTTCAATGCCAAATATAGCAAACAGGCCTGAGACTAACATCTGTGTCTGGTGCGGAAATGAGTTTTATCATGAGGTTTATGAAGCTGGGGCACAAACTGGTTCTGTGGGTTTGATGTGTGCAGCCTGCCAGGCCAAGTTCTCAAGtcaattcaattatttgtAG
- the LOC18789433 gene encoding uncharacterized protein LOC18789433 isoform X1 yields MASATVVDHHNPDPNPNHLHLDSLPLIDLRLLSQSDLYSLSLTSSSSLSNPTRRFDDDVLIPKIDRSVFNESAGSRKQTYSRLRLAPRNSQFPIPNPKSQPTPFSHSQSRDPETRQIISLLKQLFPSSEIAENDDVLVSVPVHLAQDDSIPGPSVQNALVGLSADVGMKRKRGRPRKDANAVMAYPMVKADVSIERHGGGDTTPGIVVQSSDGKRKRGRPRKDENRVVSVSERERKSNVKESSVTEERVKVEEAEMVMVNENGVVLDLAALGNADDSFGEALRRRTDGLETEAQLLGFLGGLEGGWSSARKKRKIVQASELLDALPRQWKVMLSLKRNGGHVCLFCRRYISPNGQQFVSCKEVSSYLLSYFGVRNASKPGHTDGNIPLSNELVSGDGIQQDTNITFEDESKADELATCSLMPISSVSTGHEKQATFLHTENSREIQAGEIMGMPKKFDPVKTGVLQTSLKIHESVQIDREATLDAVANYDLSSDFPCAKVNKDIENCLGTYKRESISLSCEEQAMKANKSGKDLGFFEQGSAFNLTNDKLTKADEATDGGLSCGETNVFDCFPDGINDGFKASVNSVDVTKVDTDTALNGMGKERRTENIDNNQLSSTVENTKIDDADDFGNGRSTSGISESHFGPEDVCTNVKKQSTSEACSLVPSILVESRRERGLCSASSDEKTCDVGNNFYSESFRTSYEPKCDDIDISGNDDKTISFGSGHAMPDVDAMEISEHVITTGKCSNVPAQDGKSCITLSNAKNPTCSLDELCQEKSFQRNVSTPFVKQDIGSAKTGMVCPSGSASSYALVNNVNNTSSSSMEELKKEEVKRSWNNEVLLAFDSSHGGPGANSVKSTGHERSSGRPSLVRSENSQTFSTGNNSSVLEDKLITGSVNGLICPNGSEQTPGFENSLNRVYSSITWEQPNTENAESSRNNDPMTGFLNHSQPSGDVMAELMWRIDEQNVQQSGLADTSSELVQSSGCHPNFDMLSGKGADGALSVNEKFDNISGLEGLKPGRIEKLEYNFQTAQASSHSKESKVLSYDGEMEQGFSSSAWLEKESLPSMPNIANRPETNICVWCGNEFYHEVYEAGAQTGSVGLMCAACQAKFSSQFNYL; encoded by the exons ATGGCCTCCGCCACCGTCGTCGACCACCACAACCCTGACCCTAACCCCAATCACCTCCACCTCGACTCCCTCCCGCTCATCGACCTCCGCCTCCTCTCCCAATCCGATCTCTACTCCCTCTCCCTcacttcctcctcctccctaTCCAATCCCACCCGCCGGTTCGACGACGACGTTTTGATTCCCAAGATTGATCGTTCCGTCTTCAACGAATCCGCCGGCAGTCGCAAGCAGACCTACTCGCGCCTCCGCCTCGCTCCACGCAACTCCCAATTCCCAATCCCCAACCCCAAATCTCAACCCACCCCCTTTTCCCATTCCCAATCCCGAGACCCAGAAACCCGCCAGATTATCTCTCTCTTGAAACAACTCTTCCCCTCCTCCGAGATAGCCGAAAACGACGACGTACTCGTCTCTGTCCCCGTCCACCTCGCACAAGACGACTCCATTCCCGGACCCTCCGTGCAAAACGCCCTCGTCGGCCTCAGCGCCGATGTCGGTATGAAGCGGAAGCGAGGCCGTCCACGTAAAGATGCCAATGCCGTTATGGCTTATCCGATGGTGAAAGCTGACGTTTCGATTGAAAGGCATGGCGGTGGCGATACGACACCCGGCATTGTCGTTCAGAGCAGTGACGGCAAGCGGAAGCGAGGCCGGCCGCGTAAAGACGAGAACCGAGTGGTTTCGGTGTCTGAGCGTGAGAGAAAATCGAACGTCAAGGAATCGAGTGTCACGGAAGAGAGAGTGAAGGTGGAGGAGGCGGAGATGGTGATGGTGAACGAAAACGGCGTCGTATTGGATTTGGCTGCGTTGGGGAATGCGGACGATTCATTTGGCGAGGCGTTGAGGAGGAGGACTGATGGGTTGGAGACGGAAGCGCAGTTGCTAGGGTTTCTGGGAGGGTTGGAGGGAGGATGGTCGAGtgcgaggaagaagaggaagattgTGCAGGCGAGTGAGCTCCTTGATGCGTTGCCGAGGCAGTGGAAGGTTATGCTCTCTCTCAAGAGAAATGGAGGCCATGTTTGTCTCTTCTGTAGACGATACATAAG CCCTAATGGGCAGCAGTTTGTGTCGTGCAAGGAAGTTTCTTCGTATTTGCTCTCTTATTTTGGAGTCAGAAACGCGTCAAAACCTGGTCATACGGATGGCAACATTCCACTTTCTAATGAATTGGTTTCTGGAGAT GGAATCCAACAGGATACTAATATTACCTTTGAAGATGAGAGCAAAGCTGATGAGCTTGCTACCTGCTCACTAATGCCTATTTCTTCTGTATCAACTGGTCATGAGAAGCAGGCAACCTTCTTGCATACAGAAAATTCACGGGAAATTCAAGCAGGAGAGATAATGGGCATGCCTAAGAAATTTGACCCTGTAAAAACTGGTGTTCTGCAGACGTCCTTGAAGATTCATGAATCAGTTCAGATAGACAGGGAAGCAACTTTGGATGCAGTAGCCAATTATGATTTGAGTTCTGATTTTCCTTGCGCCAAAGTAAACAAAGATATCGAAAATTGTCTTGGAACATACAAGCGTGAATCTATTTCATTGTCTTGTGAGGAACAAGCCATGAAGGCTAACAAAAGTGGAAAAGATCTGGGGTTCTTTGAGCAGGGTAGTGCATTTAATTTGACAAATGATAAGTTGACGAAGGCGGATGAGGCTACTGATGGTGGTCTTAGCTGTGGTGAAACAAATGTTTTTGACTGCTTTCCTGATGGAATAAATGATGGTTTCAAGGCTTCTGTGAATTCAGTTGATGTTACCAAAGTGGACACTGATACTGCTTTAAATGGTATGGGAAAAGAACGTAGGACTGAGAATATTGACAATAACCAATTAAGTAGCAcagtagaaaatacaaaaattgaTGATGCGGATGATTTTGGGAATGGCAGGTCTACATCTGGTATTAGTGAGAGTCACTTTGGACCTGAGGATGTTTGTACTAATGTCAAGAAGCAAAGTACTTCTGAAGCCTGCTCGCTTGTTCCTTCAATTTTGGTAGAGTCTCGGCGGGAAAGAGGTTTATGTAGTGCGTCTAGTGATGAGAAAACATGTGATGTTGGAAATAATTTCTATAGCGAATCATTCCGCACATCTTATGAGCCTAAGtgtgatgatattgatatatCTGGGAATGATGACAAGACTATCAGTTTTGGCAGCGGCCATGCTATGCCAGATGTGGATGCGATGGAGATCAGTGAGCATGTTATAACTACTGGAAAATGTTCAAATGTTCCAGCTCAGGATGGAAAAAGTTGTATCACTTTAAGTAATGCAAAGAATCCTACTTGCTCACTGGACGAACTTTGTCAGGAAAAGAGTTTTCAAAGAAATGTGTCAACTCCATTTGTTAAACAGGACATAGGTTCTGCTAAAACTGGTATGGTTTGTCCATCTGGCAGTGCAAGCAGCTATGCTCTAGTAAACAATGTGAATAACACATCCTCAAGctcaatggaagaattgaaaAAGGAGGAGGTTAAAAGATCTTGGAACAATGAGGTATTGCTTGCTTTTGACAGCAGTCATGGTGGACCAGGTGCCAATTCTGTGAAAAGCACTGGGCATGAAAGAAGTTCAGGACGACCTTCCCTTGTTCGTTCAGAGAATAGCCAAACATTTTCCACTGGAAATAATAGCTCAGTGTTGGAGGATAAGCTGATTACAGGTTCTGTTAATGGTTTAATATGCCCAAATGGTAGTGAGCAAACCCCTGGTTTTGAAAATAGTCTAAACAGGGTTTATAGCAGCATAACGTGGGAGCAGCCTAATACAGAGAATGCAGAGAGCTCTAGAAACAATGATCCCATGACTGGTTTTCTAAATCATTCCCAACCTAGTGGGGATGTCATGGCTGAGCTGATGTGGAGAATTGATGAGCAAAATGTCCAGCAGAGTGGACTCGCTGATACATCATCTGAACTTGTGCAATCATCTGGCTGCCATCCGAACTTTGATATGTTATCAGGGAAG GGTGCAGATGGAGCTTTAAGTGTAAATGAAAAGTTTGACAACATATCAGGTTTGGAAGGACTGAAACCAGGTAGAATAGAGAAATTGGAGTATAATTTCCAGACAGCGCAAGCAAGCTCCCATTCCAAGGAATCAAAAGTGTTGTCATATGATGGAGAGATGGAACAAGGTTTCAGTTCATCTGCTTGGCTTGAAAAGGAATCCCTGCCTTCAATGCCAAATATAGCAAACAGGCCTGAGACTAACATCTGTGTCTGGTGCGGAAATGAGTTTTATCATGAGGTTTATGAAGCTGGGGCACAAACTGGTTCTGTGGGTTTGATGTGTGCAGCCTGCCAGGCCAAGTTCTCAAGtcaattcaattatttgtAG